From a region of the Pongo pygmaeus isolate AG05252 chromosome 5, NHGRI_mPonPyg2-v2.0_pri, whole genome shotgun sequence genome:
- the ID4 gene encoding DNA-binding protein inhibitor ID-4 isoform X1: protein MKAVSPVRPSGRKAPSGCGGGELALRCLAEHGHSLGGSAAAAAAAAAARCKAAEAAADEPALCLQCDMNDCYSRLRRLVPTIPPNKKVSKVEILQHVIDYILDLQLALETHPALLRQPPPPAPPHHPAGTCPAAPPRTPLTALNTDPAGAVNKQGDSILCR from the exons ATGAAGGCGGTGAGCCCAGTGCGCCCCTCGGGCCGCAAGGCGCCGTCGGGCTGCGGCGGCGGGGAGCTGGCGCTGCGCTGCCTGGCCGAGCACGGCCACAGCCTGGGTGGCTCGGCAGccgcagcggcggcggcggcggcagcgcgCTGTAAGGCGGCCGAGGCGGCGGCCGACGAGCCGGCGCTGTGCCTGCAGTGCGATATGAACGACTGCTATAGCCGCCTGCGGAGGCTGGTGCCCACCATCCCGCCCAACAAGAAAGTCAGCAAAGTGGAGATCCTGCAGCACGTTATCGACTACATCCTGGACCTGCAGCTGGCGCTGGAGACGCACCCGGCCCTGCTGAGGCAGCCACCACCGCCCGCGCCGCCACACCACCCGGCCGGGACCTGTCCAGCCGCGCCGCCGCGGACCCCGCTCACTGCGCTCAACACCGACCCG GCCGGCGCGGTGAACAAGCAGGGCGACAGCATTCTGTGCCGCTGA
- the ID4 gene encoding DNA-binding protein inhibitor ID-4 isoform X2 yields the protein MKAVSPVRPSGRKAPSGCGGGELALRCLAEHGHSLGGSAAAAAAAAAARCKAAEAAADEPALCLQCDMNDCYSRLRRLVPTIPPNKKVSKVEILQHVIDYILDLQLALETHPALLRQPPPPAPPHHPAGTCPAAPPRTPLTALNTDPVCGRLSPSQEH from the exons ATGAAGGCGGTGAGCCCAGTGCGCCCCTCGGGCCGCAAGGCGCCGTCGGGCTGCGGCGGCGGGGAGCTGGCGCTGCGCTGCCTGGCCGAGCACGGCCACAGCCTGGGTGGCTCGGCAGccgcagcggcggcggcggcggcagcgcgCTGTAAGGCGGCCGAGGCGGCGGCCGACGAGCCGGCGCTGTGCCTGCAGTGCGATATGAACGACTGCTATAGCCGCCTGCGGAGGCTGGTGCCCACCATCCCGCCCAACAAGAAAGTCAGCAAAGTGGAGATCCTGCAGCACGTTATCGACTACATCCTGGACCTGCAGCTGGCGCTGGAGACGCACCCGGCCCTGCTGAGGCAGCCACCACCGCCCGCGCCGCCACACCACCCGGCCGGGACCTGTCCAGCCGCGCCGCCGCGGACCCCGCTCACTGCGCTCAACACCGACCCG GTGTGCGGCCGCCTGAGCCCGAGCCAGGAGCActag